One Saccharopolyspora erythraea NRRL 2338 genomic region harbors:
- a CDS encoding helix-turn-helix transcriptional regulator → MGPVQRYLERAPRPELAGLLHCVWTLEAAEGRLQRVIPDGCIDLIWINGELQMVGPDTVARVVGLPPGTGVAGVRMLPGAAPLLLGEVPTSELLDLQVSLPQLWGRRGRALADRLAGAESPTDTALRLERFAVEMLPGFERDRAVEAAVAALDGSQPPSVPELADALGLSERHFRRRFTSVVGYGPKTLAGVLRMRRAMRLDAGAAGGLAGVAGAVGYADQAHMNREFRRLSGLTPADLLDT, encoded by the coding sequence ATGGGGCCCGTGCAGCGCTACCTGGAACGTGCTCCCCGACCCGAGCTGGCCGGGCTCCTGCACTGCGTCTGGACGCTGGAGGCAGCCGAGGGCCGCCTCCAGCGGGTCATCCCGGACGGCTGCATCGACCTGATCTGGATCAACGGCGAGCTCCAGATGGTCGGGCCCGACACCGTGGCCAGGGTGGTGGGGCTGCCGCCCGGCACCGGCGTGGCCGGGGTCCGGATGCTGCCCGGAGCGGCCCCGCTGCTGCTCGGCGAGGTCCCGACCTCGGAACTGCTCGACCTGCAGGTTTCGCTGCCGCAGCTGTGGGGCCGGCGCGGGAGGGCGCTGGCCGACCGGCTGGCCGGGGCGGAGTCGCCGACCGACACGGCCCTGCGCCTGGAGCGGTTCGCGGTGGAGATGCTGCCCGGTTTCGAACGCGACCGGGCCGTCGAAGCGGCGGTCGCCGCGCTCGACGGCTCGCAGCCGCCCTCGGTGCCGGAGCTGGCCGACGCGCTCGGGTTGTCCGAACGCCACTTCCGGCGCCGCTTCACCTCGGTCGTCGGCTACGGCCCGAAGACGCTGGCCGGGGTGTTGCGGATGCGGCGGGCGATGCGGCTGGACGCCGGCGCCGCGGGCGGGCTGGCGGGGGTCGCCGGGGCCGTCGGCTACGCCGACCAGGCCCACATGAACCGGGAGTTCCGCAGGCTGTCCGGCCTGACCCCCGCCGACCTGCTGGACACCTGA
- a CDS encoding TetR/AcrR family transcriptional regulator translates to MRAKSSSTKQERSFTEERRRAQIVDAAIDTIVELGYAKTSFGQIAKRAGLSSTGMISYHFRSKAELMRQVVSDVYAVALEVVGSRIDQAGDPPAQLRAFIEGSVDFYRTHHRHMRALTEVWLGSRGEDEGTAPPHQQELESLEEMFREGQRTGDFRDFSPRVMAVALRHALDGVALHLGADPDSDPDVCARELVTLFDLATRAESR, encoded by the coding sequence ATGCGAGCAAAAAGCAGCTCGACCAAGCAAGAGCGGTCGTTCACCGAGGAGCGCCGCCGGGCCCAGATCGTCGACGCGGCGATCGACACCATCGTCGAGCTCGGCTATGCGAAGACCTCGTTCGGGCAGATCGCCAAGCGGGCCGGGCTGAGCAGCACCGGGATGATCTCCTACCACTTCCGCAGCAAGGCCGAGCTGATGCGGCAGGTCGTCAGCGACGTCTACGCGGTCGCGCTGGAGGTGGTCGGCTCCCGGATCGACCAGGCGGGCGATCCGCCCGCGCAGCTCCGCGCCTTCATCGAGGGAAGCGTCGACTTCTACCGCACCCACCACCGCCACATGCGCGCACTGACCGAGGTGTGGCTCGGCAGCCGCGGTGAGGACGAGGGCACCGCGCCGCCGCACCAGCAGGAGCTGGAATCGCTCGAGGAGATGTTCCGGGAAGGCCAGCGCACCGGTGACTTCCGGGACTTCTCCCCGCGGGTGATGGCGGTGGCGCTGCGGCACGCGCTCGACGGTGTGGCGCTGCACCTCGGCGCCGACCCCGACAGCGACCCGGACGTCTGCGCCCGCGAGCTGGTGACCTTGTTCGACCTGGCCACGAGGGCGGAAAGCCGATGA
- a CDS encoding carboxylesterase/lipase family protein, whose protein sequence is MNDAIVELDSGRVRGRVLDDHRVFQGIPYAAPPVGGLRWRSPQPVQPWADVLDATEPGSPCPQTAQVFAAIESLDEDCLNLNVTTPGTPGPKPVMVWLHGGGGANGEGAIFDAHRLAVREDVVVVTPNSRLGIFGCFGYPGLEGSGGFGIEDQQAALRWVRRNIAAFGGDPGNVTLFGESYGGFNIGAHLASPSSRGLFHRAVLQSGFTLMDAPAGTWLPGTPALPTMWLSTAELHGLAAHFVEQSGWLDPGSELTAVEQLRRVPVSELLELSSYFTRPAYGNAVLPESPDEAVRAGRFNRVPAVVGGTRDEARLFVGLFFDLAGQPVTAEGYSRLLGEAFGPQAAQVEREYPLSDYDTPSLAWAQVAEDRAWARSTWDLAHALASHTPTYCYEFADRDAPPIVPFPEGFPPGAHHSAEVAYQFDLGEPAALSGEQWRLAEQINAYWANFARSGDPGSPDLPAWNRFEPADPYVQALAPGRTGPTDFAAGHRLDLWEKLR, encoded by the coding sequence ATGAACGACGCGATCGTGGAACTGGACTCCGGGCGCGTGCGTGGCCGCGTGCTCGACGACCACCGGGTGTTCCAGGGCATCCCGTACGCGGCGCCGCCGGTCGGCGGGCTGCGCTGGCGCTCGCCGCAGCCCGTGCAGCCGTGGGCCGACGTCCTCGACGCCACCGAGCCGGGCAGTCCGTGCCCGCAGACGGCGCAGGTTTTCGCCGCCATCGAGAGCCTGGACGAGGACTGCCTGAACCTCAACGTCACGACGCCGGGCACGCCCGGCCCGAAGCCGGTCATGGTGTGGCTGCACGGCGGTGGCGGGGCCAACGGCGAGGGCGCGATCTTCGACGCCCACCGTCTCGCGGTGCGGGAGGACGTCGTCGTCGTGACACCGAACTCGCGGCTGGGCATCTTCGGCTGCTTCGGCTACCCCGGTCTGGAGGGCAGCGGCGGCTTCGGCATCGAGGACCAGCAGGCCGCGCTGCGCTGGGTGCGGCGCAACATCGCGGCCTTCGGCGGCGATCCGGGCAACGTCACGCTGTTCGGGGAGTCCTACGGAGGGTTCAACATCGGCGCGCACCTCGCGTCGCCGTCGTCGCGGGGGCTGTTCCACCGCGCCGTCCTGCAGAGCGGCTTCACGTTGATGGACGCGCCGGCAGGAACCTGGCTGCCCGGCACTCCCGCCCTGCCGACGATGTGGCTGTCCACCGCCGAGCTGCACGGGCTCGCGGCGCACTTCGTCGAGCAGAGCGGCTGGCTGGACCCGGGCAGCGAGCTGACCGCCGTCGAGCAGCTGCGTCGCGTCCCGGTCAGCGAGCTGCTGGAGCTGTCGTCGTACTTCACCCGGCCCGCGTACGGCAACGCCGTGCTGCCGGAGTCCCCGGACGAGGCGGTGCGGGCGGGCCGGTTCAACCGGGTCCCGGCCGTGGTCGGCGGCACCCGCGACGAGGCCAGGCTGTTCGTCGGGCTGTTCTTCGACCTCGCGGGGCAGCCGGTCACCGCCGAGGGCTACTCGCGACTGCTCGGCGAGGCGTTCGGTCCGCAGGCCGCACAGGTCGAGCGGGAGTACCCGCTGAGCGACTACGACACCCCGAGCCTGGCGTGGGCGCAGGTCGCCGAGGACCGGGCGTGGGCGCGGTCCACGTGGGACCTGGCCCACGCGCTCGCGTCGCACACACCGACCTACTGCTACGAGTTCGCCGACCGCGACGCTCCGCCGATCGTGCCGTTCCCGGAGGGCTTCCCGCCCGGGGCGCACCACTCGGCCGAGGTGGCCTACCAGTTCGACCTCGGCGAGCCCGCGGCGCTGAGCGGCGAGCAGTGGCGCCTCGCCGAGCAGATCAACGCCTACTGGGCGAACTTCGCGCGCAGCGGTGATCCCGGTTCGCCGGACCTGCCGGCGTGGAACCGCTTCGAGCCCGCCGACCCGTACGTGCAGGCGCTCGCCCCGGGGCGGACCGGCCCGACCGACTTCGCCGCCGGGCACCGCCTGGACCTCTGGGAGAAGCTGCGGTGA
- a CDS encoding VC0807 family protein, with the protein MKLLVTALADLLLPLVVYYGLRSAGAGEVPALLACALISLVRVGYGIVARRSADPVAVFVLAIVLVSLALFLVSGSPRALLARDGWLMAACGAGALATLWRRPVVFTLGRMLVARSGHSAADWDDRWRRSAEFRRVWRVLTVAWGVALLACAGAKVVMAYTVPVDVVPAVTTATWLAAVVLLNVGSQVYLRRPVIKRVVG; encoded by the coding sequence GTGAAGCTGCTGGTCACCGCGCTGGCCGACCTGCTCCTGCCGCTGGTCGTCTACTACGGACTGCGTTCGGCAGGGGCGGGCGAGGTCCCGGCGCTGCTCGCGTGCGCGCTGATCTCCCTGGTGCGCGTCGGCTACGGCATCGTGGCCCGGCGGAGCGCCGACCCCGTCGCGGTCTTCGTGCTGGCGATCGTGCTGGTGAGCCTGGCGTTGTTCCTGGTCAGCGGGAGCCCGCGCGCACTGCTGGCCAGGGACGGGTGGCTGATGGCCGCGTGCGGGGCGGGCGCCCTCGCGACGCTGTGGCGCAGGCCGGTCGTGTTCACCCTCGGCCGGATGCTCGTGGCCCGCTCCGGCCACAGCGCCGCGGACTGGGACGACCGGTGGCGTCGCTCGGCGGAGTTCCGGCGGGTGTGGCGGGTGCTCACGGTCGCGTGGGGCGTCGCGCTGCTCGCGTGCGCCGGGGCGAAGGTCGTGATGGCCTACACGGTGCCCGTCGACGTCGTCCCGGCCGTCACCACCGCCACGTGGCTCGCCGCGGTCGTACTGCTCAACGTGGGCAGCCAGGTCTACCTCCGGCGCCCCGTGATCAAGCGCGTCGTCGGCTGA